ATCAAGAATGGAATCCCGCCCCCGATGATCGCCAGACAGCCGACGAGCATCGTGTAAGCGGTCCAGGGCATCTTTTTCCGCAGCCCGCCCATCTTCGTCATGTCGTTCGTATGGCAAGCGTGGATCACCGAGCCGGAGCAAAGGAACAGCAGGCTCTTGAAAAATGCGTGCGTGATGAGATGGAATAGTCCAGCCAGCCAGCCGCCGACCCCTAGCGCCAGCATCATATAGCCGAGTTGGCTGACCGTCGAATAGGCCAGCACCCGCTTGATATCGACGGCCGTGATGGCGATCGTGGCGGCCAGCGCGAGCGTGATGCAGCCGATGATGGCGATCACCAGCAGCACCTCCGGCGTGAAAACGGGATAGAAGCGGCCGACGAGATAAACTCCGGCCGCGACCATCGTCGCCGAGTGAACTAGAGCGGAAACGGGCGTGGGCCCTTCCATCGCATCGGGGAGCCAAACGTGCAGCGGGAATTGCGCGCTCTTGCCCACGCAGCCGCAGAAGATGCCCAAGCCGGCGATCAGCAACAGGCGATGGCCATAATGGATGGGATCGGGAGTTTCGCTGCCGTCGGAATTGACGATGACGCGCTTGCCGTCGCGCCAGTCGTGCAGCTCGCTTTCGACTTCGGACTCCGTGGCGGCGATTTCCTCTTTGGTAGGATGGCGCGGATCGGCCGCATGTTCCTTCAGAACTTGCCGCCGCAGCTTTACCGCGGGGCTCCCCGCGTCGTCGCGAACCATGCGGTCGGTCGCCTTGAGGGCATAATTGTTCTCCGGCGCTCGAACGAGGCTGAAGATGCCGCGCGACTCGATTTTCCCGCTCGCGTCTTTGCTGTCGCCGAAGGCAAACGTGCCCAGCGTTCCCCAGAGCGCCATCAGGCCGATGATCATGCCGAAATCGCCGACGCGGTTGACGATGAAGGCTTTGTTGCCGGCGTTCGAGGCGCTCTTGCGCTCATAGTAGAAACCGATCAAGAAGTAAGAGCAGATTCCCACCAGCTCCCAGAACACGAACACCATGAAGATGTTGCCGGCGATCACCAGCCCGAGCATGCTGAAGCAGAAGAGCGAGAAGTACTGAAAGAAGCGCGGGTAGCGCCCGTGGCGCTGCAGGTGGTGGCCGTCGGAGAGCGTCACCTCGTGATCGGTCACGTCGTGCAACTCGTCGTGCATGTAGCCCGAGGCGTAAAAGTGGATGCACGTCGCGATGAGCGTGATCATCGCGAACATGACGATCGTCAGGGCGTCGATGTAGTAGCCGATGGTAAGCTTGAGCGGCCCGATGACGGCGACCGTGTACCACTCGCCGCTGTAGTAGGCCGGAGGCGCGACAGGTTCAGATTCATCGCCACCGGCGGACTGCTTGCCGGCAGTTCCTTCGCTCGCAGCGGCCTTATCGACGGCTGTAGCCTTATCGACGGCGCCGCTCTCATTTGCCGCCGCGATCGCTTTCTGCCGCGCCGACACTACCGGATGCTGTGAAACCCAGCCGATCAAAGCCACGACCGACAGGACAAAGCCCGTCAGAATCGCCCCGGTGGCCACCCAGGCTGCCTTCCGGCCGTGCTTGCCCATCCGCGGACCGAAGAACACGATCAGCGCGAACGAGACCAGCGGCAAGAGCCAGGCCAGTCCCAACAGCACCGGTAATGTCGCGGCAAGATTCATGCGTGGCGTGACTTGATCGCTTCGTACTTTGTACTTCGCACTTCGTACTTAACCCTTGAGTTCATCCGCGCGATCCACGTCGACCGTCGAGTGGTTGTTATAGAAGTTGAGCGTGATCGCCAATGCCACCGCAGCCTCGGCCGCCGCCAACACGATGACGAACAGCGCGATCAGGCTGCCGTCCAAGCCGATTGAAAAAGTTGGATTGGCCTGGAGAAACTTGCTCCCGAAGGCTACGAAGTTCACGTTCGCTCCGTTGAGCACCAACTCGATCCCCATCAAGACGCCGAGCGCATTGCGCTTCGTGGCCATGCACACCACGCCGGCGACGAACAGGATCGCACCGACGACCAGGTAGTGCGAGACGCCGATGGGTTCGGTCAAGAGGTTCATGCGATTTTGGATTTCAAGATTCGATGCCGATCGTGCCGCGCGGCTTGGCGCGGCGCTTGGCTCGGGCCAGGTACGCCGCGCCGATCAACACAACCAGCAGATGCACGGACACGATTTCAAATGGCAGCAAATAGCCCGATAGCGTTCCTCTGGGTCCAGTATCCGGTTCGTCCAACTGATCCACGCGCGCCCCGAGCAGCCCGAGTCCGAGGCGCGTCGAGGTGGGTTGCGCTTGTGGAAGAGAATTTATCGCGGCCGCGGCTTTCGTTTGCGCCCCCTGATTCCAGTCCCCGATTTTGAACGCCGTCGGCAGCAACACGGCCAGAAGCGATCCGCCGACGAACGCCGTCAGGATCCATTCTCCGCCAGAGGTTTTCATCGAAATGAAGGGGCCTTGCGCGGTGAGCATCACGCCGAATACGAGCAGCACAAGCGTGCCGCCAACGTAGATCAGAATTTGCATCGCTCCGACGAAATCGGCCCCCGCCAGGAAGAACAGCCCCGCCGTCGCGCCCAGCGAAAGCACCAAATAGAACGCCATCCGAACGATATTGCTGGAGAACACGACGGCCAGCGCAAACGCGCAGGCGAGCAGCGAGAAGAGCAGGAACATGAACGAGTGCCAGTTGATCGCTTGCACGTCAGCGCCTCTCCCGTGAGTCAGCTAACCTAGACGCGAAGCTCGCCGCGGCGCGTTTTGCAGTCCCCTCTCCCTTTGGGAGAGGGTTAGGGTGAGGGGCGTCGCCTTCGACCTTCGTACTTTGTACTTGCGCGCCGTCAGCCAGCCAGCCCTCGCGGACTTCGGCCATCGGCGTCGATCGCAAAATTCCAAGGCCGCCTGGCAACTCGTATTTCCAGAGCATCGCACCCAAGAACATGACGGCGGCGATCGGCGTGCAGTATTTCAAGCAGGTCTTCATCACCTGATCGATGCGCAGCCGCGGCAACGTCCAGCGGACCCACATCATCAGCGTGATGCCCAGGCTGCATTTGAACATGAAATTGAGCATCCCGAGCAAGTTGCCAAAGTAATGCAGCAGGGGATTTGTGGAATGGGCCAGGCCAAGCCACTGCGTGATCGGCACGGGGCCGTTCCAGCCGCCGAAGAACAGGATCGATGCCAATCCGCTTACGGCAAACATCGACCCATACTCGGCCATGAAGAAAAAGCTCCACCGCAGGCCGGAATACTCGGTGTGGAAACCGGCGACCAACTCACTCTCGGCCTCCGCCAGATCGAACGGGGCACGGTTGACGCTGGCGGTCGCGCAGGTGAAGTACACCCAGAAGATGATGAACGTGAATGGATCGTGGAATATAAACCAATGCGTGAACCATCCCCGCTGCATCTCGCCGATCGTTACCAGATCCATCGAGCCCGCGATAAGCACCGGCACGACGATGCACATCCCCAGCGGCACCTCGTAGCTCACCACTTGGGCCGCCTCGCGCATCGCCCCGAATAGCGACCACTTCGAGGCCGACGAGTATCCGGCCAGGATCACGCCGAAGACTTCCAGCCCCAGCACGGCGATGATGAAGAATACCGCCACATTCAGCCGCAGCCCGACCCAGTTGTCGGCGAATGGAAGGGCGAAATACGCCGCGAACGAGGCGCAAAAGCTGACATACGGGGCGACGCGAAAGAGCATCCCGTCCGCCCCCTCGGGCATCAGGTCTTCTTTCGTGATCAACTTCAGACCGTCGGCTAGCGATTGGAGCCAGCCGAATTTACCGCCGACGCGCGTTGGCCCCAGCCGATCCTGAATGCGGCCGGAGACCTTTCGCTCCAGCCAAATGAAAAACAGGGCGCCGACGGCGACCACATTGATCAGCAGGGTCCCGTGGATCACCGCGGCCAAGGCGTAGCTCAGCCAGGACCACCATCCCCACGAATTGATAAAGAATTCGGCCACCGCGTCTGCGTCGTATTTGAACGGGAAAGCGGCGGTCTGCGGCGCTGGAAGTCCTCGCCGCCCACTTCCCGGCTTGTGTTCGTGCGCCCCAGCCGCAACCCATTCTCAGAAGCGGATGGAACTCGGTTTGGGCATGGCACTTGAGATCGTGAAATATGGCACAAAGTGCCTCGCGAACACAAGCCCCTGACGGGCAGTTTTTTCGCCTGGACATTAACGACGGAGCTCAATACGCTTTCGCCAGCACGACGCGGCGGCCGCGTTTGCCGGTAAAGATGCAGCGCCCGTCGCCGCCATCGCCGCCGATTTCGCCGAGTCGCGACACGCAGCGGATCGTCACCTTGAGGTCCTTCAAGAGTTGATCCACCGCTGGATCTTCGGCCACGTGAGCCAAGGCGAAGCCGCCGTGGATCTCTGGCTGCTCCTCGTTTTTCGGCGTGAAGTAGCGGATAAACTCGTCGCGGTCGTTGAATTCGCGCGTGTTGGCTTCGCGCGCCGCAAGCGCCCTCTGAAAGAGTGCGGTTTGAATCTCGCCAAGCCGCTGATCGACGGTGGCGACAAACTCGCCGCGAGGGACGGATTTCTTTTCCTGTGTGTCGCGGCGGCCGACGAAGAGCGAATCGCCGGCCACGTCGCGCGGCCCGATCTCCAGCCGCAATGGCACTCCTTTCTTGATGTGCTGCCAGGTTTTCTCCCCGCCGCGCAAATCGCGGGTGTCGAAGATCACCCGAATTCTCTCGCCGTCGTAGGTCTTAGTCGCCAATTCTTGTTGCACGCGGCGGCAATAGTCGAGCACCGCGCTTTGCTCTTCGTCCGTGCGGAAGATCGGCAGAATGACGACATGCGCTGGGGCCAATCGCGGCGGAAGCACCAGCCCATCGTCGTCGCTATGGGTCATGATCAGCGCGCCGACCAGCCGAGTCGAAACGCCCCAGGAAGTGGTCCAGGCGAACGTTTCCTTGCCTTCCTGATTGAGAAACTTGATCTCCTGGGCCCGCGAGAAGTTCTGCCCGAGAAAGTGCGACGTGCCGGCCTGAAGCGCTTTGCGGTCCTGCATCATCGCCTCGATGCTGTAGGTATTCACCGCGCCGGGGAATCGCTCGCCGGCAGTCTTTTCTCCCTTGATGACCGGCATTGCCATGTAGTCTTGGGCGAACGTCGCATAAAGATCGAGAATCTTGAGCGTCTCCTCCATCGCCTCGGCCTCGGTCGCGTGGGCCGTGTGACCTTCCTGCCACAAGAATTCGGTCGTGCGGAGAAAGAGGCGGGTGCGCATCTCCCAGCGCACGACGTTCGCCCATTGATTGATCAGGATCGGCAGATCGCGATACGATTGCACCCACTTGGCATACATCGCGCCGATAATCGTTTCGCTCGTGGGCCGAATGACGAGCGGCTCTTCGAGCTTTCCGGTAGGAACTAGCCCGCCGCCAGGGCCGGCCTCAAGCCGATGGTGGGTGACCACGGCGCATTCCTTGGCAAAACCCTCGACGTGCTGCGCCTCCTTTTCCAAGTAACTCAGCGGGATGAAAAGTGGAAAGTAGGCGTTCTGATGCCCGGTCTCCTTGAACATCCGGTCGAGCGTGCGCTGGATGTTTTCCCAGATCGCGTAGCCCCAAGGCTTGATGACCATGCAACCGCGGACGGGCGAGATTTCCGCCAGATCGGCGGCCTTGACGACCTGCTGATACCATTCTGGATAGTCTGCTTCGCGAGTGGGAGTGATCGCAGTTTTCGGAGCTTTTGCCATGGGAAAGGTGGCGAGAGATAGTTGAAAGTCAAATGTCAATTGCGACGCTGACGTTTCGTTAGCCCGCTCGCTTGCGATCCGGTGGGCGCTTTGCGCGTCGGTTCGCAAGCGAACCGGTTAACGGGACATTGCCAGCCGGTTCAAACACCGCTCACTCAAACCGCCGGACCATCACGGCGCTGGCTTGGCCTTGCGGCGTGACGCTCAGATTGATGAAGCTGCGGCCGGGCTCGGAGTGAGCGGGACCCGCCGGCGTGATCCGGCATTCGGGATCGGGAGTCTCGTAGTTCAAGATGGGTGGCAAGCAATCGTTCGACAGGGCCAGCACGCTGGCGATCAGCTCGACCATGCCGCTCCCTGCTCCGAGGTTGCCGAAAAAGCTCTTGGCGGCCGTGACCGGGATCCGGTTGGCCCGCTCGCCGAACACTTCGCGGATTGCCCGGGCTTCATCGGCATCGCTCGTGCGCGTTGAAAGACCGTGGGCGTGAATGTGGCCAACGTCGTCGGGGGGCGCGCCGGCCTCGGCGAGCGAGCGGCGGATCACGTTGGCCAGCGCTACATCGCGGTGAGCGACATAGTTCTTATCGGTGGCCTGCGACGATCCGGTCCCGACGATCTCAGCGTAAATCATCGCGCCGCGGGCTTCTGCCGAGCCCAGTTCCTCCAGCACGACGAGCGCCGCCCCTTCGCCGAGCACCATGCCGCTCCGATTGAGATCGAACGGACGGCTGGCTCGGGCCGGATCGACGCCGTTCGAGGCCAACTCTTCCTGCTGCGCGGCGTGGACCGATTTCATCGGATGGACCCGTGTGCCCGTCGCGCCGGCCGCCATGATGTCAGCGCTACCGCGAGTGATCGTGTGAAACGCCTCGGCCACGGCCAGATTGGCGGCCGCCTCGCGATGCGTGATCGAGTTGTTCGGGCCACGAAGGTCGTTGTAGATCGCCACGTGGCTGGCCGGCATGTTCGGCAGATACTTGAGCAGCCACAGGGGAGTGATCTCGGCCATCCCCTCCTTACCCCAGCGCGAATAATCAAAGACGCCCTGTTCCGACCGACAACGATTCACCGCCGCGCTGAAATCCTCCGGCAGCGTGAGCATGTAGTCGGTGCCGAACACGCAGCCAATCCGCTCGGGATCGACGCCGCCGACCGCAATCTTCGCGTCGGCCAAGGCCAATTGCGCCGCGGCTACCCCCATCTGCGATTCGCGGCACATCAGCTTCAGCCCCTTGCGAATCGCCTTTTTCTGCTCTTTGTCGAGCGGGCCGAATTCCTCGATATCGCCGGAGAACTTGGCCTCCGCGGCAAATCGGGCCGGCAACGCCTCGACCAGTGGGCTGTTGAACGGCCCTACACCGCTGCGACCGGAAACGAGCGCATCCCAGAGGGCCTCCTTCGAATTGCCCAACGGGCTGACCAGGCCGATGCCGGTGATAACGACGCGACGAACCATGATCTTAAATACGAAGTACAAAGGGCGAAGTACAAAGCCGAGACAGGACGTCGAATCGCGACCTGTATTTGCTCGGCAAGTATCGATCCGCCGGCTTTTCCGGCGTCAAATCCTCGCCGACCAGTATAACGCACCCATTTTGCCGGGATAGTGGAAAGCGGCCATCGACAGAGGTCAGAATCAGCGTTCTCGCCATCCCCGATCGATTTGTACTTCGTACTCTGTCCTTCGTACTTCGTACTTGTTAGTAGCGGCCGCGGTACATCGAATTGTCGCGTTGGCCGGTGCGCGGCGGCGCGACGGGGGGCTTGCCGTTCGCCCCGCGATTATCGACGAAGACGAGCAGCTCCGCTCGCGGTGACTGCGTTATGAGCGGCAGTCTGACGCTTGGTTCCGGCGTCAACGGCGTCGCGATCACGCCGAAGCTGATTAGCAGCACCTGGTCGTTCGGCCAATGGAACCGCTCGTGGACTCGATAGCTGGCCCACTGCGGCACGTCGATGTCCGTATGCTGCCGCGGCGAGATGACCGTGGGCACGTCGATCGTCACCGGGACCATCTTTTCGAGTTGATCGACGTGGCACTTGAGCATCGCGTCGATCGATTTGCCATCGAGCGATAGGAGCGGGCTGAACTCCAGCGAGAAACCCTCCTCGAATTGCGAAATCTGCGGCTCGAAGCCGGGATGGGCCTGCTCGGGGTGCAGAATTACGGCGCTCGAATAGTTTCGCGGGCGCATCGTCGAGACGACCGTCGATTGGCCGTTGTTCACGAGTAAATAGGGGGAGTTGTATTCGCGGAAATCACTCCGCTTGCGCATATCGGCCACCAGCAACGACGCATCTTCCTTAGCGAGAATCCAGGCCTGAATCCCCTGCGACTGGACGGTCACAGGATGCAGCATCTTTTGGGCCTTCGCCCGCCAACTCGGCGTGCCGATGCTGGCGATCCGCAGGCCGAACGATTGCGTATCCGCCTCGCTGTTGACGAACCGATCGACCATCTCGGAAACCACTGCCTGCATTTCCGGCGTGTGATAGACGCGGAGCGTGCGATGGTCGGCGCTCAATAGGCCGACCGGATCGGAATGCCAGGCCTCGTAGCCCGTTTCGCGAAGAATCCAATCGACGATCGCCTGCTCGGGACGATTCGTGGATGTGACGCGGAGCGTATAGGGGGTGATGTCATATTCGCGCCAGATTTGGCCCTTGTCGTTGGGGAGCGTACCGTTGCCGTTGGTCACCTTGGCGATCGGAGCGCGCTGCATGGCGGGAGTCGCCGTGGCACTAGCGCGCGTAGCCGGCGGGATGGAGTAATTCGACGAGGGAGCGCTGTTCGATGCGGCGGCCGATGGCGACCGCCACATGGAATGGCTCGTATCGGCGCCGTTGTCGGTCGACGGTCCAACGGAACCCATGGTCGGCAGTGGGACCGCAGGACCAGGATTTAGCGGGCCGGGGGCTTGCCCGCGGGCGAAACAAGCGAACATCAGGCTGGCAGCGACGCCCACCAGCAGGGCTTTCGACGAGGCGAGCATCGGTCAGCCTCCTTGCTGAACGAAAGTGCAAACAAACGGCCCGTCTGGGCCGGCGCGGGAGTATAGGGATCGCGCTAAAGCCGAGCAAGGGCGGCAGGTACAGGTACGAAGTACAAAGTGCGAAGTACGAAAGGGAACCGGCAGCACCCCAACTGACTGAAACGATAAACTGGTGCGATTGGGAAATCCTGGAAATCTTTTTCCGGCGCGTCCCGTCTCACTTCTTCGCCAATTCGGCCTCGATCACGCTCACGACTTCCGGCGAGTCGGGTTTCGTTCGCGGCTCGAATCGGGCGACAACTCCTCCGTCGCGGCCGATGATGAACTTCTCAAAGTTCCAGCTCACATCTCCCTTCCCCTTTGGCTTCACATCGAGCGATTTCAAATACTTGTAGAGTGGGCAGGCGCCGTCTCCATTGACCTCGATTTTGGCGAACATCGGGAAGCTGATGTTGTATTTGGTCGTGCAGAACTTGGAAATCTCCTCCGCCGTGCCCGGCTCTTGCCCGGCAAATTGGTTGCAGGGGAAGCCGAGAATCGCCAGTCCGTCCTTCTCATATTTTTCGTGCAGGGCCTCCAGCGGCTTGTATTGTGGAGTCAGCCCGCACTTGCTCGCTACGTTCACGATCATCACCACCTTACCGTGATACTGACTCAAGTCGACATGCTTGCCGTCGAGCGAATTCATCGTGAAGCTCAAAGCAGTCGGGGTCTTCTCGACAGCAGCGGTAATTCCAGTGGCCAAGGCAAATACTCCTGTAAATGCGGCGAGCACGAAGATTCTGAACATGAAGGTATCTCCTATCGGGCGGGACGAAAGTGTCGTGGGTTATGGGCAGGCGCCGGCGACGGCGGAACACGCAGCCTACCGTCAGCCGAATGGAATTTCAAGCAACCCTAAGCCGGACTGTAGTGGAATTCGTGCTGGGCCGCGTTC
The nucleotide sequence above comes from Pirellulales bacterium. Encoded proteins:
- the nuoK gene encoding NADH-quinone oxidoreductase subunit NuoK → MNLLTEPIGVSHYLVVGAILFVAGVVCMATKRNALGVLMGIELVLNGANVNFVAFGSKFLQANPTFSIGLDGSLIALFVIVLAAAEAAVALAITLNFYNNHSTVDVDRADELKG
- the proS gene encoding proline--tRNA ligase, which translates into the protein MAKAPKTAITPTREADYPEWYQQVVKAADLAEISPVRGCMVIKPWGYAIWENIQRTLDRMFKETGHQNAYFPLFIPLSYLEKEAQHVEGFAKECAVVTHHRLEAGPGGGLVPTGKLEEPLVIRPTSETIIGAMYAKWVQSYRDLPILINQWANVVRWEMRTRLFLRTTEFLWQEGHTAHATEAEAMEETLKILDLYATFAQDYMAMPVIKGEKTAGERFPGAVNTYSIEAMMQDRKALQAGTSHFLGQNFSRAQEIKFLNQEGKETFAWTTSWGVSTRLVGALIMTHSDDDGLVLPPRLAPAHVVILPIFRTDEEQSAVLDYCRRVQQELATKTYDGERIRVIFDTRDLRGGEKTWQHIKKGVPLRLEIGPRDVAGDSLFVGRRDTQEKKSVPRGEFVATVDQRLGEIQTALFQRALAAREANTREFNDRDEFIRYFTPKNEEQPEIHGGFALAHVAEDPAVDQLLKDLKVTIRCVSRLGEIGGDGGDGRCIFTGKRGRRVVLAKAY
- the nuoH gene encoding NADH-quinone oxidoreductase subunit NuoH, translated to MAEFFINSWGWWSWLSYALAAVIHGTLLINVVAVGALFFIWLERKVSGRIQDRLGPTRVGGKFGWLQSLADGLKLITKEDLMPEGADGMLFRVAPYVSFCASFAAYFALPFADNWVGLRLNVAVFFIIAVLGLEVFGVILAGYSSASKWSLFGAMREAAQVVSYEVPLGMCIVVPVLIAGSMDLVTIGEMQRGWFTHWFIFHDPFTFIIFWVYFTCATASVNRAPFDLAEAESELVAGFHTEYSGLRWSFFFMAEYGSMFAVSGLASILFFGGWNGPVPITQWLGLAHSTNPLLHYFGNLLGMLNFMFKCSLGITLMMWVRWTLPRLRIDQVMKTCLKYCTPIAAVMFLGAMLWKYELPGGLGILRSTPMAEVREGWLADGAQVQSTKVEGDAPHPNPLPKGEGTAKRAAASFASRLADSRERR
- a CDS encoding glutathione peroxidase encodes the protein MFRIFVLAAFTGVFALATGITAAVEKTPTALSFTMNSLDGKHVDLSQYHGKVVMIVNVASKCGLTPQYKPLEALHEKYEKDGLAILGFPCNQFAGQEPGTAEEISKFCTTKYNISFPMFAKIEVNGDGACPLYKYLKSLDVKPKGKGDVSWNFEKFIIGRDGGVVARFEPRTKPDSPEVVSVIEAELAKK
- a CDS encoding NADH-quinone oxidoreductase subunit L; the encoded protein is MNLAATLPVLLGLAWLLPLVSFALIVFFGPRMGKHGRKAAWVATGAILTGFVLSVVALIGWVSQHPVVSARQKAIAAANESGAVDKATAVDKAAASEGTAGKQSAGGDESEPVAPPAYYSGEWYTVAVIGPLKLTIGYYIDALTIVMFAMITLIATCIHFYASGYMHDELHDVTDHEVTLSDGHHLQRHGRYPRFFQYFSLFCFSMLGLVIAGNIFMVFVFWELVGICSYFLIGFYYERKSASNAGNKAFIVNRVGDFGMIIGLMALWGTLGTFAFGDSKDASGKIESRGIFSLVRAPENNYALKATDRMVRDDAGSPAVKLRRQVLKEHAADPRHPTKEEIAATESEVESELHDWRDGKRVIVNSDGSETPDPIHYGHRLLLIAGLGIFCGCVGKSAQFPLHVWLPDAMEGPTPVSALVHSATMVAAGVYLVGRFYPVFTPEVLLVIAIIGCITLALAATIAITAVDIKRVLAYSTVSQLGYMMLALGVGGWLAGLFHLITHAFFKSLLFLCSGSVIHACHTNDMTKMGGLRKKMPWTAYTMLVGCLAIIGGGIPFLIGLSGYYSKDSIIAQTLSFKNSNPNPLCGVFFFVAAAGASVTAFYMFRLWYMTFVGAPRDHHVHDHVHESPKVMYIPLVVLAVFAVCIGWPIFGVPDLLEQARPAGTAATINGGVFMPWLVHPAEHLSHEVAVHISATMVASTTALAGFLLATVIYAWKLLNPDEICNQFRWIYRLLWNKWYFDELYQTIFVRPVMFVSRRVADFDKQVIDPFINGCALAVRSVSVLDDLIDRLFVDGLVNATARWIHSTGLRLRGVQTGRLRQYVVLIVVGTVGLFILISFFWNSAWGASSP
- a CDS encoding beta-ketoacyl-[acyl-carrier-protein] synthase family protein, which gives rise to MVRRVVITGIGLVSPLGNSKEALWDALVSGRSGVGPFNSPLVEALPARFAAEAKFSGDIEEFGPLDKEQKKAIRKGLKLMCRESQMGVAAAQLALADAKIAVGGVDPERIGCVFGTDYMLTLPEDFSAAVNRCRSEQGVFDYSRWGKEGMAEITPLWLLKYLPNMPASHVAIYNDLRGPNNSITHREAAANLAVAEAFHTITRGSADIMAAGATGTRVHPMKSVHAAQQEELASNGVDPARASRPFDLNRSGMVLGEGAALVVLEELGSAEARGAMIYAEIVGTGSSQATDKNYVAHRDVALANVIRRSLAEAGAPPDDVGHIHAHGLSTRTSDADEARAIREVFGERANRIPVTAAKSFFGNLGAGSGMVELIASVLALSNDCLPPILNYETPDPECRITPAGPAHSEPGRSFINLSVTPQGQASAVMVRRFE
- a CDS encoding NADH-quinone oxidoreductase subunit J; the protein is MQAINWHSFMFLLFSLLACAFALAVVFSSNIVRMAFYLVLSLGATAGLFFLAGADFVGAMQILIYVGGTLVLLVFGVMLTAQGPFISMKTSGGEWILTAFVGGSLLAVLLPTAFKIGDWNQGAQTKAAAAINSLPQAQPTSTRLGLGLLGARVDQLDEPDTGPRGTLSGYLLPFEIVSVHLLVVLIGAAYLARAKRRAKPRGTIGIES